In Verrucomicrobiota bacterium, the DNA window TCAAATTTCAAACAAGTCACACTCGAGTATATCAAGCAGCTTCAAGTATTAGGGTTAAAAGAAGTTGAGGTTGAAAGTGATCTTATCAATAGGCTAGTAGATTTTGGTAAGTCTGGTCATGTGTCTCATCAAACCACTTCAGCGCTGAGCACTTTTTCTAAGTCCGGTGCTTATGAAACGGACAGGATTTGTTTATCCCAGAGAGTAGAAGAGCAGAAGAATTCTCTGGCTTCAAGTGAAATGGTGGGAATAGAGAGGTCTATTGATGAGACATCAAATAAAGTTGAGGAATTGGCTGCTCTACAGCAAACCGCTTCGGTTTGCCAGAAGTGTCAACACTTAGCGAGCAGTCGCACACAAGTGGTATTTGGTGTTGGAAATCCTCATGCCGACATCATGTTTGTAGGCGAAGCTCCTGGTGCGGATGAGGATCTCAAGGGAGAGCCTTTTGTGGGTGCTGCGGGCCAGCTTTTAACCAAGATGATTGCTGCTATGGGTTTGACGAGGGAGAAAGTTTATATAGCCAATGTGCTTAAGTGTCGGCCAGACATGCCCCAAGGCGCTCCGGGTAATCGCAAACCTACTTTGAGTGAAATGACAACTTGTCGTCCTTATCTAGCAGCCCAAATCAGTATTATAGAACCAAAAGTCTTGGTAGCACTAGGTTCTACGGCTATTGAAGGGCTGATGGGAGAAAAAATGTCAATTACAAGGACAAGGGGAATGTGGCATGATTTTCAAGGAATACCGCTCATGCCAACGTATCATCCAGCTTTTTTACTCTATCAAAGGGATCTTGCTTTAAAACGTCAAGTTTGGGAGGATCTGCTTGAGGTAATGGAGCGAGTGGATATGGCCATCTCCGAAAAGCAGAGAGGTTTCTTCTTAAAGCAGTTAAGAAGCTAGGGCTAGGAATCATGAAGGTCTGGACATAACAATTAATTTATAAATACTTTTGATTATGATGGAATCCAGGGGGTTAGTTCAGCTAGGGCTATCTACTGCGCCAACACTAGAGATAGCCAGGCAGTTAGCTAGTCAGTTATTAAAGGATAAGCTAGTAGCTTGTATTTCAATTATACCAGGGGTGGAATCACACTACATTTGGAAAGGAAACCAAGAGCTGGAAAATGAAGTCTTATTGCTTATAAAACTTAAGAAGGAATTAGTGGATAAATTCAAGGAAAGATTTAGGCTATTGCACCCTTACGATTGCCCTGAATTGCTCTTTTTTGATGCTGAGAATGGCCTAGAAGCTTATTTAAAATGGATAAATGAAGGCTCCAATCTGCCATAATGACATGAAATGGTGATGGAAATGGGTAAAATATTCAAATTGTCACCATGCTGTAACAATTGAAGTATAGAATTTTCAGAAAGTTTCCCTAGTGAATAAAGTAAACGGAGAGATATGAGTTCTAAAATCCTTGTAATAGAAGATGAACCAGATGTTCTAGATTTAGTGGCCATGAACTTAAAAGCTTCTGGTTATATCCCGATTGCAGCAGAAAATGGTCAAATCGGTTTAGCTAAAGCTAGGTCTGAAATGCCTGCACTGATCTTATTAGATTTGATGCTTCCGCAAGTTCCTGGCTTAGAGGTCTGCAAGGCTCTGAAGAAGGAAACACTTACCTCTCAAATCCCTATTATTATGCTTACTGCAAAGTCTGAGGAGGTTGATCGCATTGTTGGACTTGAGCTAGGTGTGGATGACTATGTGTCTAAACCTTTTAGTCCGCGCGAGCTTATCTTGAGAATAAAATCAGTCTTGCGACGCAGTAAAGGTCCTGTAGAGGCTGCGGAACGTGTCAAGATTGGAGAACTCATATTGGATCATGCGAAGCATGAAGTAACCGTCCAAGGTGAGATGTTATGCCTTACGGCTACCGAGTTCAAACTTCTAGCTATTTTGATGGAAAGACGCGGAAGAGTTCAAAGTAGAGATCGACTATTGAATGATGTTTGGGGATATGAGAGTGTCATAGATACTCGAACCGTCGATACGCATATTCGGCGCTTAAGGGAAAAGCTAGGTGTTGCTTCTGACTACATTGAAACAGTCCGCGGAGTTGGATACCGCATTAGTGAATCAATGCTTATGGCAATCTAATAGCTGATTGGTTAAGCCTAGATGATTCTATTTGTATCAAGTTAGGAAGAAGAGGGCTGAAGCGAAAACAGCTTAAAGGATCTCACAGAGGGTTTTTTATCGTATGCTCTAGTATCTCCTATGTGGTATCTCATCTTAACAGCGATTGTTTTCCTGATATTTGTGGCAGCCTTTCTATACTACAAGGTGCTTCAGCCAATCGCAGTAATTAGGAAATTAACGCACGAAATGGCACTAGGAGAAGTGCCAACTGGTTTTATTGCAAAAGGGAAGTTCGGTTTAGCTCAAGTTACACGTAATCTTGAGGCCATTGCGCATCGTTTAAAAGATCTTGAGCGAAATGCTGAGGCAGAAAATTTTAGCTTGAGAGCAATTGTATCAAGCATGGTCGAAGGGGTGATGGTAGTAGATACAACAGGCCGAATTTTGATGGCAAATGAAGCCCTTAAAGAGATGTTTCATTTCAAAGCAGAAGTGGTAGGACGGACAGTTATTGAAGTTTTAAGACATCCTATCATTTTAAAAGCCATAGATGAAACAAATCAGAAAGAGCGCGGACATTTGCAGGAAATTGAGCTTTCAGATTTGGTTGATGAGGAGCGAATGGGCAGAATATTTGAGATGAATTCTGCTCCTTTACATGACACCCATGGTAAGTTATCTGGAGTTGTCGTGGTTTTTCATGATATATCCCGTATCCAACAACTAGAGCAAGTAAGACAAGAGTTTGTTACAAACGTTTCCCATGAGCTGAGAACACCGCTTTCAATTTTTAGAGGATACCTGGAAACATTATTGGAAACGCCTGATTTGCAAGCAAAAGATAGCAGTCGAGTTCTTCATGCCCTAAACCGGCACTCTAACCGACTTACTGCGCTGGTGAACGATCTTCTTACCTTGGCAAGGCTGGAATCAGGTCGCCCTGAACTTTCTATGGTGACGTTGAATATTGAGCAATTTTTTGTGAGGCTTAAGGAAGATTGGGATATGCTTTTTTCTAGGAAGAAATGTGAATTAGTTCTCGATATTGGTAAGGGGGTAGAATCTATAGAGGGAGACCCTCTTAAGCTTGAGCAAGTAGTCTATAACTTATTAGAGAATGCATTAGAGTATTCAGCTGAGAATGAAAAAATAATTCTCGGAGCAAAGTTTAACTCAGAAAAACGGTCTATTGATTGCTTTGTGATGGATCATGGAATTGGTATTCCAAGAGAAAAGCTCATACATATTTTTGAGCGTTTCTATCGAGTAGATAAAGCCAGATCACGTGATTTGGGTGGTACGGGATTGGGTCTATCTATTGTAAAGCATGTCATCAATTTACATAAAGGTGAGGTTTGGGCAGAGAGTAAGCTTGGTAAAGGAACAACTATTTGGTTTCGTTTACCTTTGGCATAGCATTTGAGGCATTGAGTTGTGCTAAAACTTCAGGATCTCTCACATCTGCCCAATGGCCTTTAAGTTCGAGGCCTTTAATTTTAAGTCCATCCTGAGCCATGGATCTTATGGCATCAGTAAGTTCGTATTCGCCACGAGGCGATTTCTCTAATGTAGCAGTGTATTTGAATAATGCTGGCTTAAACGCATAGATACCAGCATTATACCAAGGAGTAGAGACTGTTCCAGGCTTTGCTTTTTCAACCAGATCTTTCAGAAAGAAATCGTTGTTAAACACGGCTGCTCCTCCTGATTTTAAGTTTTCACCTTTCCGAACGGTAATCACACCATCATGAGTGAAAACTTCTAGTATATTAGCGTAGTCTGTTTGATCGACTAAGATATCTCCATAGACAAGTATAAAAGGAGAATCACCAATCCACTCTTTAGCCACCTCAGGTGCTTTGCCAGTTCCATTTACAACCTCCTGCCTTCCATAATGCATGCAGACATTGAAAGAAGACCCACTACCGAAATACGCTTCAATGATCTCTGCTTGGAAGCCTGTAATAATAAAGAAGTCTCGGATAGCTGTTTTATCCCGCAAGCCTTCTATGATATGTTGCAAAATAGGTTTCCCCCACACCTCAATCATAGGCTTAGGAACTGATTTTGTGAGCTCACGCATACGTGTACCCTTGCCAGCCGCTAGAATTAGTGCTTTCATCTTGGCGATAGTAATAACGAATATCGGATCAAAAATCTAATTAAAACGAGAAGGAACCCAATATGCCCCTATACAACAATGTTGTTGAGACCATTGGAAAAACCCCATTGGTAAAACTGAATCGCGTGACTGAAGGTGTGGATGCGACCATTGCGCTTAAATGTGAATTTTTTAATCCGTTAGGCAGCGTAAAAGATCGTATCGGTGCTGCAATGATTGAAGCCGCTGAGCAGGAAGGTAGACTAAAGGCTGGAACAACCATTATTGAGCCAACTTCTGGGAATACTGGAATTGCTTTAGCTTTTGTAGCTGCCGCTAAGGGATATAAACTTATATTGACCATGCCCGAGAGTATGAGCTTAGAGCGCAGAACGCTCCTGGCTATGCTAGGTGCTGAACTCGTTTTAACACCTGCTGCTAAGGGGATGAAGGGTGCCATAGCTAAAGCTGAAGAATTGTTGGCAGAAAACGATAATTCTTGGATGCCCCAGCAATTTAAAAATCCTGCCAATCCAACTGTTCATCAGAAGACAACTGCTGAGGAGATCTGGAAGGATACTGATGGGAAAATTGATATCCTTGTATCAGCAGTGGGAACTGGTGGAACAATCACAGGTGTCAGTGAGGTGATAAAGAAGCGCAAATCTGACCTGGTTTCCATAGCGGTAGAGCCTGAGGATTCTCCAGTTATTTCTCAAACGAAGAATGGAGAGGAGTTAACACCCGGACCACATAAGA includes these proteins:
- a CDS encoding uracil-DNA glycosylase, which translates into the protein MSSNFKQVTLEYIKQLQVLGLKEVEVESDLINRLVDFGKSGHVSHQTTSALSTFSKSGAYETDRICLSQRVEEQKNSLASSEMVGIERSIDETSNKVEELAALQQTASVCQKCQHLASSRTQVVFGVGNPHADIMFVGEAPGADEDLKGEPFVGAAGQLLTKMIAAMGLTREKVYIANVLKCRPDMPQGAPGNRKPTLSEMTTCRPYLAAQISIIEPKVLVALGSTAIEGLMGEKMSITRTRGMWHDFQGIPLMPTYHPAFLLYQRDLALKRQVWEDLLEVMERVDMAISEKQRGFFLKQLRS
- the cutA gene encoding divalent-cation tolerance protein CutA; this translates as MMESRGLVQLGLSTAPTLEIARQLASQLLKDKLVACISIIPGVESHYIWKGNQELENEVLLLIKLKKELVDKFKERFRLLHPYDCPELLFFDAENGLEAYLKWINEGSNLP
- a CDS encoding winged helix-turn-helix domain-containing protein, with amino-acid sequence MSSKILVIEDEPDVLDLVAMNLKASGYIPIAAENGQIGLAKARSEMPALILLDLMLPQVPGLEVCKALKKETLTSQIPIIMLTAKSEEVDRIVGLELGVDDYVSKPFSPRELILRIKSVLRRSKGPVEAAERVKIGELILDHAKHEVTVQGEMLCLTATEFKLLAILMERRGRVQSRDRLLNDVWGYESVIDTRTVDTHIRRLREKLGVASDYIETVRGVGYRISESMLMAI
- a CDS encoding ATP-binding protein, whose protein sequence is MALGEVPTGFIAKGKFGLAQVTRNLEAIAHRLKDLERNAEAENFSLRAIVSSMVEGVMVVDTTGRILMANEALKEMFHFKAEVVGRTVIEVLRHPIILKAIDETNQKERGHLQEIELSDLVDEERMGRIFEMNSAPLHDTHGKLSGVVVVFHDISRIQQLEQVRQEFVTNVSHELRTPLSIFRGYLETLLETPDLQAKDSSRVLHALNRHSNRLTALVNDLLTLARLESGRPELSMVTLNIEQFFVRLKEDWDMLFSRKKCELVLDIGKGVESIEGDPLKLEQVVYNLLENALEYSAENEKIILGAKFNSEKRSIDCFVMDHGIGIPREKLIHIFERFYRVDKARSRDLGGTGLGLSIVKHVINLHKGEVWAESKLGKGTTIWFRLPLA
- a CDS encoding nucleotidyltransferase family protein, encoding MKALILAAGKGTRMRELTKSVPKPMIEVWGKPILQHIIEGLRDKTAIRDFFIITGFQAEIIEAYFGSGSSFNVCMHYGRQEVVNGTGKAPEVAKEWIGDSPFILVYGDILVDQTDYANILEVFTHDGVITVRKGENLKSGGAAVFNNDFFLKDLVEKAKPGTVSTPWYNAGIYAFKPALFKYTATLEKSPRGEYELTDAIRSMAQDGLKIKGLELKGHWADVRDPEVLAQLNASNAMPKVNETK
- the cysK gene encoding cysteine synthase A codes for the protein MPLYNNVVETIGKTPLVKLNRVTEGVDATIALKCEFFNPLGSVKDRIGAAMIEAAEQEGRLKAGTTIIEPTSGNTGIALAFVAAAKGYKLILTMPESMSLERRTLLAMLGAELVLTPAAKGMKGAIAKAEELLAENDNSWMPQQFKNPANPTVHQKTTAEEIWKDTDGKIDILVSAVGTGGTITGVSEVIKKRKSDLVSIAVEPEDSPVISQTKNGEELTPGPHKIQGTGAGFVPDNLHLDIVDEVIKVSNDASFEMARRLAKEEGLLVGISAGANVVAAMEVAKRPENKGKLIVTIGCSTGERYLSTPLAEAARQAVGS